The following proteins are encoded in a genomic region of Paenibacillus sp. FSL H3-0469:
- a CDS encoding thioredoxin domain-containing protein: MERESFEDTEIAQLLNNHYVAIKVDREERPDIDALYMSVCQALTGSGGWPLTVLLTPEKKPFYAGTYFPKRQMFGRIGLMDVLEQIHTKWELDGEALDKLGDDLLAELHTLDRKNAYNPDTAGGIPGAELLHEAYELYRRQFDEEYGGFGNAPKFPSPHNLSFLLAYSQLHDQPEALRMVEHTLESMYKGGMYDHVGFGFSRYSTDREWLVPHFEKMLYDNALLANVYLEAFQLTGKSLYAEIAEQIFTYVLRDMTSPEGAFYSAEDADSEGVEGKFYVFSREEIEEALGLEDMHSYCHVYGITPEGNFEGENIPNLLQGLPEEIAERMGMNPLGLRTRMDEWRGKLFEYREQRIHPLKDDKVLTSWNGLMIAALALGAKALQKPEYAKAAERAADFIWDNLRCEDGRLLARYRDGESAIPAYVDDYAFLIWGFSELYEATGQAVYLERALVLKDGLLELFHDTEGGGFFFTGHDGEKLPVRSKELYDGAIPSGNSVAAKLLWKLSVITQDMELKEIAERTAAVLASAASEYPPGYAMYLQAHLGMVSGGREWVLSGKKEDPALHAMLAQVQQTYLPDAALIVNWEEDSGEMLRLLPHLADKPAIRGEATAYVCRNFACRAPLTNKEAVRELLASGSREE, encoded by the coding sequence ATGGAACGCGAGTCCTTCGAAGACACCGAAATCGCCCAGCTCCTCAATAATCACTACGTAGCGATCAAAGTAGACCGCGAGGAGCGGCCAGATATTGATGCGCTGTATATGTCGGTGTGTCAGGCGCTGACGGGGAGCGGGGGGTGGCCGCTGACGGTGCTGCTGACGCCGGAGAAGAAGCCGTTCTATGCCGGGACGTATTTCCCGAAGCGGCAGATGTTTGGGCGGATCGGGCTGATGGATGTGCTGGAGCAGATTCATACGAAGTGGGAGCTGGACGGCGAGGCGCTGGATAAGCTGGGCGACGACCTGCTGGCTGAGCTGCACACGCTTGACCGCAAGAATGCGTACAACCCTGATACTGCGGGCGGCATTCCCGGAGCGGAGCTGCTGCATGAGGCGTATGAGCTGTACCGGCGGCAGTTCGATGAGGAATACGGCGGGTTCGGCAATGCGCCGAAGTTCCCTTCGCCGCATAATCTGTCCTTCCTGCTGGCGTACAGCCAGCTGCACGACCAGCCGGAAGCGCTGCGGATGGTGGAGCATACGCTGGAGTCGATGTATAAGGGCGGCATGTACGACCATGTGGGCTTCGGCTTCTCTCGTTATTCGACAGACCGGGAGTGGCTGGTGCCGCATTTTGAGAAAATGCTCTACGATAACGCTCTCCTGGCGAATGTCTACCTGGAAGCCTTCCAGCTTACGGGGAAGTCGCTGTATGCGGAGATTGCCGAGCAGATTTTCACGTATGTGCTGCGCGATATGACATCGCCGGAAGGCGCCTTCTACTCTGCGGAGGATGCCGATTCCGAAGGGGTGGAAGGCAAGTTCTATGTCTTCTCCCGCGAGGAGATTGAGGAAGCTCTGGGGCTGGAGGATATGCATTCGTATTGCCATGTGTACGGGATTACGCCGGAAGGTAACTTCGAAGGTGAAAATATTCCGAATCTGCTCCAAGGTCTGCCAGAGGAGATCGCGGAGCGTATGGGCATGAATCCGCTTGGTCTGCGGACCCGGATGGACGAATGGCGCGGGAAGCTGTTCGAGTACCGGGAGCAGCGCATTCACCCGCTTAAGGACGATAAGGTGCTGACCTCATGGAATGGGCTGATGATTGCTGCGCTGGCCCTCGGAGCCAAAGCTCTCCAGAAGCCGGAGTATGCCAAGGCCGCCGAACGTGCAGCGGACTTTATCTGGGATAACCTGCGGTGTGAAGATGGACGGCTGCTGGCCCGTTACCGTGACGGGGAGTCGGCGATTCCGGCGTATGTGGATGATTATGCCTTCCTGATCTGGGGCTTCAGCGAATTATATGAAGCTACTGGTCAAGCGGTCTATCTCGAACGGGCGCTGGTGCTGAAGGACGGACTCTTGGAGCTGTTCCATGATACGGAAGGCGGAGGGTTCTTCTTCACGGGTCACGACGGGGAGAAGCTGCCGGTCCGCTCGAAGGAATTGTATGACGGGGCGATTCCGTCCGGGAACTCGGTGGCGGCGAAGCTGCTCTGGAAGCTGTCGGTTATTACCCAGGACATGGAGTTAAAAGAGATCGCGGAGCGCACCGCTGCGGTGCTTGCTTCCGCTGCTTCGGAGTATCCGCCGGGATATGCGATGTATTTGCAGGCCCATCTGGGGATGGTCTCCGGCGGCAGAGAATGGGTCCTCTCCGGCAAAAAAGAAGATCCCGCGCTGCACGCCATGCTCGCCCAGGTCCAGCAGACCTATCTGCCGGACGCAGCGCTCATCGTCAACTGGGAAGAGGACAGCGGAGAGATGCTCCGCCTGCTGCCGCATCTGGCTGATAAACCGGCCATCCGCGGCGAAGCGACGGCCTATGTCTGCCGCAACTTTGCCTGCCGGGCCCCGCTTACGAATAAGGAAGCGGTCCGGGAGCTGCTGGCTTCCGGCAGCCGTGAGGAGTAG
- a CDS encoding alpha/beta hydrolase translates to MEHWIRVEPNVKIYVNDINPRGSKTILFIHGWPANHQMFEYQYNQLVPQGYRCIGLDMRGFGKSDKPLGRYDYNRLADDIRCVIGALGLSNITLGGHSTGGAVAIRYMARHKGYGVSKLALFASAAPSLIQRPGFPYGTTREVIEQIIKSTYEDRPKMLQDFGNIFFYHQVSPAFSDWFFLLGLEAASWSTIAVSEAWLQEELFLDLPQIHVPTLILHGIHDQVCLYPLAEAQHQGIRNSVLIPFENSGHGLFYDERERFNRELSRFAQ, encoded by the coding sequence ATGGAACATTGGATTAGAGTAGAGCCGAACGTGAAGATCTATGTCAATGATATCAATCCACGAGGCAGTAAAACCATCCTGTTCATTCACGGCTGGCCTGCCAACCACCAGATGTTCGAGTATCAATACAACCAGCTGGTACCTCAAGGGTATCGCTGTATTGGTCTTGACATGAGGGGCTTCGGCAAATCAGATAAACCGCTGGGCCGTTACGATTACAACCGTCTCGCTGATGATATCCGCTGCGTAATCGGCGCCTTAGGGCTGAGCAATATTACGCTGGGCGGGCATTCTACCGGCGGGGCTGTAGCGATCCGGTATATGGCAAGGCATAAGGGATACGGGGTTTCCAAGCTGGCCCTATTCGCTTCGGCAGCCCCCAGTCTGATTCAGCGGCCGGGCTTCCCTTACGGCACAACCAGAGAAGTTATAGAGCAGATTATTAAGTCAACTTATGAGGACCGGCCAAAGATGCTGCAGGATTTCGGCAATATTTTCTTCTATCACCAAGTCTCTCCGGCGTTCTCGGACTGGTTCTTCCTCTTAGGACTAGAGGCGGCTAGCTGGTCCACTATCGCTGTCTCTGAGGCTTGGCTGCAAGAAGAGCTGTTCCTGGATCTCCCTCAAATTCATGTACCTACGCTGATTCTTCACGGCATCCATGATCAGGTCTGCTTATACCCGCTCGCGGAAGCGCAGCACCAAGGGATCAGGAATTCAGTACTTATTCCGTTTGAGAACAGCGGACACGGATTATTCTATGACGAACGGGAGCGGTTCAACCGGGAGCTGTCGCGGTTCGCCCAGTAG
- a CDS encoding DegV family protein, giving the protein MPIKIITDSGSDLPPEYTKQYDISIVHLPVHFGHELMPDEMNAKDFYDKMHESKDLPTTASPSPQTFLDSFKQVEAGTDILVICMSSNISSTYQTAMIAKEMYEEEGHPNAIEIIDSKLFSGGLTLIVAMAAKWSLTAASLAELKDRVLKKVEETTAYFTLDTLENVIKGGRLSRISGAVASVLNIKLLLKISDEGIVEVVEKTRGLPKALTHLLAKLDQKQHDYEQAVIAIVHSNCETLALEIKRRILEKHPFKEVLLSTMGPVMGTYAGQGGIGVAF; this is encoded by the coding sequence ATGCCCATCAAGATAATAACGGATAGCGGTTCGGACCTACCCCCTGAATACACGAAGCAGTATGACATCTCCATTGTTCATTTGCCGGTCCATTTCGGCCATGAGCTGATGCCGGATGAAATGAATGCCAAGGATTTCTATGACAAAATGCATGAATCGAAGGATTTGCCTACGACTGCAAGCCCGAGTCCGCAGACCTTCCTGGACAGCTTCAAGCAAGTGGAAGCAGGCACTGACATTCTGGTCATCTGCATGTCCTCTAATATTAGCAGTACTTATCAGACAGCAATGATTGCCAAGGAGATGTACGAGGAAGAAGGACATCCGAATGCAATTGAAATTATAGATTCCAAGCTGTTCTCCGGGGGCTTGACCCTGATTGTCGCCATGGCGGCCAAGTGGTCACTTACCGCAGCAAGTCTGGCTGAACTGAAGGACAGAGTGCTGAAGAAGGTCGAAGAGACGACTGCGTACTTCACGCTGGATACCCTGGAGAATGTGATTAAGGGCGGACGGCTGAGCCGGATCTCCGGTGCGGTGGCTTCCGTACTGAACATTAAGCTGCTGCTGAAGATCAGCGACGAGGGTATTGTTGAAGTGGTCGAGAAGACGCGCGGACTGCCCAAGGCGCTGACTCATCTGCTGGCCAAGCTGGACCAGAAGCAGCATGATTATGAGCAGGCGGTAATCGCGATTGTTCACAGCAATTGTGAGACGCTGGCACTGGAGATCAAGCGGCGTATTCTGGAGAAGCACCCCTTCAAGGAGGTTCTTCTGTCCACGATGGGACCCGTGATGGGAACCTATGCCGGTCAGGGCGGGATCGGCGTGGCTTTTTAA
- a CDS encoding aminoglycoside phosphotransferase family protein, with product MNNVLSSIRWQEQGADSEGLIARLEEAAVTPMKGGLEAEVHRITLPGTKLVLKIWNRESRPDVSIQYQVLEQLFRQGCAVSRPYAWGLDAEGHQVLLTSFDGIPVKKVNVDSLTAIAANLLNVHKMEIDSSSSLKVPAYDFADYFFPVWAEQPEIRTLAQELAEQAKLTSHQLIHGDYHLGNILEASGTFTIIDWTNVQLGDPRYDIAWSILLFRVYLSERNASVYRSAFAATSSYSPAELELFEALAALRWLQLHRTTGVPVQRNTLKEIRALIRDNRYMPDSLSESL from the coding sequence ATGAACAATGTTCTGAGCAGTATCCGCTGGCAAGAGCAGGGCGCAGATAGTGAAGGCCTAATAGCAAGGCTGGAGGAGGCGGCCGTAACCCCGATGAAGGGCGGGTTGGAAGCTGAAGTACATAGAATTACATTGCCGGGTACGAAGCTTGTGCTGAAAATCTGGAACCGCGAGTCCAGGCCGGACGTCTCGATCCAGTATCAAGTGCTGGAGCAGCTGTTCCGGCAGGGCTGCGCGGTCTCACGGCCTTACGCCTGGGGTCTAGATGCTGAGGGTCATCAAGTGCTGTTAACCAGCTTCGATGGTATACCTGTTAAGAAGGTAAATGTGGATAGCCTTACAGCGATAGCAGCCAATCTGCTTAATGTACATAAGATGGAGATCGATTCTTCCAGCAGCTTGAAGGTTCCTGCATATGATTTCGCAGATTACTTCTTCCCTGTCTGGGCGGAGCAGCCGGAGATCCGAACTCTGGCGCAGGAACTGGCGGAGCAGGCCAAGCTGACCTCTCACCAGCTTATTCATGGTGATTATCATCTGGGCAATATTCTGGAGGCTTCGGGGACATTCACTATCATCGATTGGACCAATGTCCAGCTTGGCGATCCGAGGTATGATATTGCGTGGTCTATTCTGCTCTTTAGAGTGTATTTGTCGGAGCGGAATGCCAGTGTCTACCGGTCAGCCTTTGCTGCCACAAGCAGTTATAGCCCGGCAGAGCTGGAGCTGTTCGAGGCACTGGCTGCCCTGCGCTGGCTTCAGCTGCACCGGACAACGGGTGTCCCGGTTCAGCGGAATACGCTGAAGGAGATCCGGGCGCTAATACGGGACAACCGGTATATGCCGGATAGTCTGTCTGAATCCCTGTAG
- a CDS encoding PaaX family transcriptional regulator C-terminal domain-containing protein, with protein MKKLLSVEKTMLFLLSKVKQMGAQQIVEIYEQRGYTSTYIRNALSRLKKEGYIASPARSWYNVTAEGLAYIKAINSKPARYQEQWDHTWDVVMLEVPESERKKRDLFRSALGQLGYGLLYNSVYISPWNYQDEVAAQIQKLELDGKVSILQGQFQEGTITPLKAQAIWHLDDIEALYRKKAVWLKEEFAPRLADTLQAGQPLQLFLLYLQMGEELSGLFMADPYLPDELLPDHWPGKQVLSDMREYMVRAAQAIPADSFYAPFVQ; from the coding sequence GTGAAGAAGTTGCTGTCCGTTGAGAAAACAATGCTGTTTCTGTTATCTAAGGTGAAGCAGATGGGCGCCCAGCAGATTGTCGAGATCTATGAACAAAGGGGGTATACCTCCACCTATATCCGCAATGCCCTATCCCGCTTGAAAAAAGAGGGCTATATCGCTTCCCCGGCACGCTCCTGGTATAACGTCACTGCCGAGGGCCTCGCCTATATTAAGGCGATTAACAGCAAGCCTGCCCGTTACCAGGAGCAGTGGGATCATACCTGGGATGTGGTGATGCTCGAGGTTCCCGAATCCGAACGCAAGAAGCGCGACCTGTTCCGCTCAGCACTCGGGCAGTTGGGTTACGGGCTTTTATATAACAGTGTGTACATCTCACCGTGGAACTATCAGGACGAGGTCGCAGCCCAGATCCAGAAGCTGGAGCTGGATGGCAAGGTGTCCATCCTGCAAGGCCAATTCCAGGAAGGCACCATTACACCGCTCAAAGCGCAGGCCATCTGGCACCTGGACGACATCGAAGCCTTATACCGGAAGAAAGCAGTCTGGCTGAAGGAAGAATTCGCTCCGCGATTAGCGGATACCCTTCAGGCGGGGCAGCCGTTACAGCTGTTCCTGCTATATTTGCAAATGGGAGAGGAGTTAAGCGGACTGTTCATGGCCGACCCCTATCTCCCGGATGAGCTGCTGCCGGACCATTGGCCGGGCAAACAGGTCCTCTCAGACATGAGAGAATACATGGTTAGAGCCGCTCAGGCGATACCTGCGGATTCGTTCTATGCTCCCTTCGTTCAATAA
- a CDS encoding metal-dependent hydrolase, whose protein sequence is MKITYHGHSCVQIEVNGKSLIVDPFISGNPAAVTTVEEIKTDAVLLTHAHMDHMLDAAPIAKRNDVPIVAIVELAGYLESQGAQTIGMNIGGTVDLGFAKATMIHAFHTSSITLEDGQSIYGGTPAGFIIEADGHTVLHAGDTGLFGDLKMFGELYDIDLAILPIGGHFTMGPEHALIAAKWLGASHVLPVHYNTFPPIRQDAGAFVQALEEAGIRGTVLGYGETLEL, encoded by the coding sequence ATGAAAATTACCTACCACGGCCATTCCTGTGTTCAAATTGAGGTCAACGGCAAATCGCTGATCGTCGACCCGTTCATTAGCGGTAATCCGGCGGCGGTAACGACTGTAGAGGAGATTAAGACCGATGCGGTGCTGCTGACGCATGCCCATATGGACCATATGCTGGATGCCGCACCGATTGCTAAGCGCAATGATGTGCCGATAGTAGCGATTGTGGAGCTGGCGGGTTACCTTGAATCCCAAGGCGCACAGACGATTGGCATGAACATCGGGGGGACGGTAGATCTGGGCTTCGCCAAGGCGACGATGATCCATGCCTTCCATACCTCAAGCATCACCCTCGAAGACGGACAGAGTATCTATGGCGGCACACCGGCGGGCTTCATTATTGAGGCGGACGGACACACGGTACTGCATGCAGGGGATACAGGGCTGTTCGGCGACTTGAAAATGTTCGGGGAGCTGTATGACATTGATCTCGCGATCCTGCCCATCGGGGGACATTTCACCATGGGGCCGGAGCATGCCCTCATCGCGGCGAAGTGGCTGGGAGCCAGTCATGTGCTCCCGGTACATTACAATACCTTCCCGCCGATCCGGCAGGATGCGGGGGCCTTCGTTCAGGCGCTGGAAGAGGCGGGAATCCGCGGCACGGTGCTTGGCTATGGAGAGACGCTGGAGCTGTAG
- a CDS encoding DUF255 domain-containing protein encodes MTTQKIPNRLAKEKSPYLLQHAHNPVNWFPWSEEAFEVAKRDNKPIFLSVGYS; translated from the coding sequence ATGACAACTCAAAAAATACCCAATAGATTAGCCAAGGAGAAGTCACCGTATCTGCTGCAACACGCTCATAATCCGGTGAACTGGTTCCCTTGGTCGGAAGAGGCTTTTGAAGTCGCCAAGCGCGACAACAAGCCGATCTTCCTATCTGTTGGGTATAGCTAG